A DNA window from Hydractinia symbiolongicarpus strain clone_291-10 chromosome 6, HSymV2.1, whole genome shotgun sequence contains the following coding sequences:
- the LOC130647384 gene encoding ficolin-1-B-like isoform X1: MKKVELSCSTGFVIEDVLIPDILFHRKRGEMFSFLAPVLYGLATCYGMYETCYRDEDDIMVELIGNQLRKNATAVDTVKVQNEDQCMDHCLYKGYCVSFNAIQENDKVLCELFNVTSNGKKIEPNINSSYYEVQQTCQNSNNTEEIGNKRLLVKQDCVEWLKAGYKESDVYEIRIGGTPTKVFCDMETAGGGWIKFHNRSDDSVYYPKSMQEYKDGFGNLSGDYWLGLNNLAKLTSEGEHEIYYKKKSTSVHEIAKEFKIEKEKYALKYNKCTSNPCQNDPLKHAKNEEFKFNHCIAAPAAAAAPAAPAPAAAPAASGWLKQNCNDIKGINLHQTHSLMLRRTNND, translated from the exons ATGAAGAAAGTAGAATTGTCTTGTTCAACTGGATTTGTGATTGAAGACGTTTTAATACCCGATATTCTTTTTCACAG GAAACGCGGTGAAATGTTTAGTTTCCTAGCTCCAGTGCTATATGGTCTTGCGACATGTTATGGAATGTATGAAACTTGCTATCGTGATGAAGATGATATTATGGTGGAATTGATTGGTAACCAATTAAGAAAAAATGCAACTGCAGTTGATACTGTTAAAGTTCAAAATGAAGATCAGTGCATGGATCATTGTCTTTATAAAGGCTACTGCGTTTCTTTTAATGCCATCCAAGAGAATGATAAGGTATTATGCGAATTGTTTAACGTAACCAgtaatggaaaaaaaattgaaccaaATATAAATTCAAGTTACTATGAAGTTCAACAAACGTGCCAAAATTCAAATAATACTGAAGAAATTGGAAATAAAAGACTTTTGGTAAAACAGGATTGCGTTGAGTGGCTTAAAGCTGGATATAAAGAGAGCGATGTTTATGAAATTCGTATAGGGGGTACACCTACGAAAGTGTTTTGTGACATGGAAACAGCTGGTGGAGGCTGGATCAAGTTCCACAACAGATCTGACGATTCTGTATATTATCCCAAATCCATGCAAGAATACAAAGATGGTTTCGGTAACTTAAGCGGGGATTATTGGCTTGGTCTTAATAATCTTGCCAAATTGACTTCTGAGGGTGAACATGAGATTTATTACAAAAAGAAATCTACCTCGGTACATGAAATAGCTAAagaatttaaaattgaaaaagaaaaatatgcacTTAAATATAACAAATGTACATCAAATCCTTGCCAAAATGATCCTTTAAAACATGCTAAAAATGAAGAATTCAAATTTAATCATTGTATCGCTGCTcctgctgctgctgctgctcCTGCTGCTCCTGCTCCTGCTGCTGCTCCTGCTGCTTCTGGTTGGTTAAAACAAAACTGCAATGATATAAAAGGTATTAATTTACATCAAACGCACAGCTTGATGTTGAGAAGAACAAATAACGACTGA
- the LOC130647905 gene encoding fibrinogen beta chain-like, whose translation MFGVIFSYVLATNCGINAYCYRDDDDIMVELIGNQLRRDATAVDTVEVQNEDQCMDHCLYKGYCSSFNAIQKDHQVKCELFNITSNDKKLLRKHVNSSYYEVHLTCQNSSNVANKSGCGSNCSIKRDCVDWLQAGYSHSGVYEIDINGKLTKVYCDMKTKGGGWIKFFNRSKGSVYFNKSLAEYIAGFGDVTREFWLGLENLHQLTSTGNYITSFQKESFSTPFEAKGLTISAQYELKIDHCISGCSILAIYENKPFGVGICNTIGWLSNPCITGVNFNEMHSMMFKKV comes from the coding sequence ATGTTTGGAGTAATCTTCTCATATGTTCTTGCGACAAATTGTGGAATAAATGCATATTGTTATCGTGACGATGATGATATTATGGTGGAATTAATTGGTAATCAGTTGAGAAGAGACGCAACTGCAGTTGATACTGTTGAAGTTCAAAATGAAGATCAGTGTATGGATCATTGTCTTTATAAAGGTTACTGTAGTTCTTTCAATGCCATCCAGAAAGATCATCAGGTCAAATGCGAACTGTTTAACATTACCAGTaatgacaaaaaattattaagaaaacaTGTAAATTCAAGTTACTATGAAGTTCACTTAACGTGTCAAAACAGTTCAAATGTTGCGAATAAAAGTGGCTGTGGAAGCAATTGTTCGATAAAACGAGATTGTGTTGATTGGCTTCAAGCAGGATACAGCCACAGTGGTGTGTATGAAATCGATATCAATGGAAAattgacaaaagtttattgcGACATGAAAACAAAAGGTGGAGGTtggattaaattttttaacagatCAAAAGGCTctgtatattttaataaatcctTGGCTGAATACATAGCTGGATTCGGAGATGTTACCAGAGAGTTTTGGCTTGGTCTTGAGAATTTGCACCAATTGACTTCCACTGGTAACTATATCACATCTTTTCAAAAAGAATCGTTCTCTACACCTTTTGAAGCAAAAGGTCTTACAATCTCAGCGCAGTATGAACTAAAAATTGATCACTGCATATCTGGATGCAGTATTTTAGCAATTTATGAAAACAAGCCATTTGGTGTTGGTATTTGCAATACAATTGGGTGGTTGAGTAATCCTTGTATTACTGGTGTTaatttcaatgaaatgcacagcatgatgtttaaaaaagtttaa
- the LOC130647384 gene encoding fibrinogen-like protein 1 isoform X2, which produces MFSFLAPVLYGLATCYGMYETCYRDEDDIMVELIGNQLRKNATAVDTVKVQNEDQCMDHCLYKGYCVSFNAIQENDKVLCELFNVTSNGKKIEPNINSSYYEVQQTCQNSNNTEEIGNKRLLVKQDCVEWLKAGYKESDVYEIRIGGTPTKVFCDMETAGGGWIKFHNRSDDSVYYPKSMQEYKDGFGNLSGDYWLGLNNLAKLTSEGEHEIYYKKKSTSVHEIAKEFKIEKEKYALKYNKCTSNPCQNDPLKHAKNEEFKFNHCIAAPAAAAAPAAPAPAAAPAASGWLKQNCNDIKGINLHQTHSLMLRRTNND; this is translated from the coding sequence ATGTTTAGTTTCCTAGCTCCAGTGCTATATGGTCTTGCGACATGTTATGGAATGTATGAAACTTGCTATCGTGATGAAGATGATATTATGGTGGAATTGATTGGTAACCAATTAAGAAAAAATGCAACTGCAGTTGATACTGTTAAAGTTCAAAATGAAGATCAGTGCATGGATCATTGTCTTTATAAAGGCTACTGCGTTTCTTTTAATGCCATCCAAGAGAATGATAAGGTATTATGCGAATTGTTTAACGTAACCAgtaatggaaaaaaaattgaaccaaATATAAATTCAAGTTACTATGAAGTTCAACAAACGTGCCAAAATTCAAATAATACTGAAGAAATTGGAAATAAAAGACTTTTGGTAAAACAGGATTGCGTTGAGTGGCTTAAAGCTGGATATAAAGAGAGCGATGTTTATGAAATTCGTATAGGGGGTACACCTACGAAAGTGTTTTGTGACATGGAAACAGCTGGTGGAGGCTGGATCAAGTTCCACAACAGATCTGACGATTCTGTATATTATCCCAAATCCATGCAAGAATACAAAGATGGTTTCGGTAACTTAAGCGGGGATTATTGGCTTGGTCTTAATAATCTTGCCAAATTGACTTCTGAGGGTGAACATGAGATTTATTACAAAAAGAAATCTACCTCGGTACATGAAATAGCTAAagaatttaaaattgaaaaagaaaaatatgcacTTAAATATAACAAATGTACATCAAATCCTTGCCAAAATGATCCTTTAAAACATGCTAAAAATGAAGAATTCAAATTTAATCATTGTATCGCTGCTcctgctgctgctgctgctcCTGCTGCTCCTGCTCCTGCTGCTGCTCCTGCTGCTTCTGGTTGGTTAAAACAAAACTGCAATGATATAAAAGGTATTAATTTACATCAAACGCACAGCTTGATGTTGAGAAGAACAAATAACGACTGA
- the LOC130647383 gene encoding putative neuropeptide Y receptor type 6 — MNNSNFLRHSHAIQSESYMAYLEITVNTLIMVFAVFGNLLIILSIVKNKRIRNTFSNVLVLNVAFSDIILVLSSIPTDMAIEDLGYFPFGSVGCKLINPLSTYSINVMAMLLVFIAIERFLAIVFSVSPTSWKKTKISALIATHVIAIGTIIRYSRMSVLMNETGTPYCKESWSHTSSRAYTVFLFLIQFAIPLPIIVLLYCMSWRVIQKNNKETIRVMSKLLQNESNRSSQEEKKQFRKSRFSVFFHRKSETYLNASSIARHKQTMQTLKMFTAVVVIFAICMMPNQITWFYMSFRPSPLNLIVEKFFYWLTYSNAVLNPWIYAGFNPHFKNAYKATIKRFITNCSKYCKKSFSESSSPHDSPSTTVQDDVLLSGSCSSPLPNRQHLSIFTYTESTNQIQDCVTESAEYTSVDDIDKFKYSVSFEKVCSNGVEISRSFFDIFVQANETDC; from the coding sequence ATGAATAATTCAAACTTCTTGAGGCATTCCCATGCCATTCAATCTGAAAGTTATATGGCATACCTCGAAATAACTGTCAATACATTAATCATGGTCTTTGCCGTGTTCGGTAATTTACTGATTATCCTGAGCATTGTAAAGAATAAGAGAATTCGGAATACTTTTTCCAATGTTTTGGTTTTAAATGTAGCATTTAGTGACATTATATTGGTTCTTTCAAGTATTCCAACAGATATGGCAATTGAAGACCTTGGTTACTTTCCATTTGGTAGCGTTGGTTGCAAGCTTATCAATCCACTTTCCACGTACAGCATCAATGTTATGGCAATGTTGTTAGTTTTCATTGCTATTGAAAGATTTCTTGCAATTGTGTTCTCTGTTTCGCCCACGAGCTGGAAAAAGACTAAAATATCAGCCCTTATAGCTACACACGTGATTGCTATAGGTACAATTATACGATATAGTAGAATGAGTGTACTAATGAACGAGACAGGAACACCATACTGCAAGGAATCGTGGAGTCATACATCAAGTCGGGCCTATACTGTGTTTCTATTTTTGATTCAATTTGCGATTCCTTTGCCGATCATAGTTCTCCTTTATTGCATGTCATGGCGAGTAATTCAGAAAAACAACAAGGAAACAATTCGAGTAATGAGCAAATTATTACAAAACGAATCTAACAGGTCCAGTCAAGAAGAGAAAAAGCAATTCAGAAAAAGTAGATTTAGCGTCTTTTTCCACCGTAAAAGCGAAACATATTTGAATGCATCCTCCATTGCTCGACACAAGCAAACAATGCAAACGCTAAAAATGTTTACAGCTGTTGTAGTGATTTTTGCTATTTGTATGATGCCCAATCAAATTACATGGTTTTACATGTCATTTCGTCCCAGTCCTCTAAATTTAATtgtagaaaagtttttttactggTTAACGTATTCGAACGCTGTTTTAAATCCATGGATATATGCTGGCTTTAATCCACATTTCAAGAACGCTTACAAAGCTACTATTAAAAGATTTATTACCAACTGCTCTAAATATTGCAAGAAAAGTTTTTCTGAATCATCCTCACCACATGATTCACCCAGTACAACAGTGCAAGATGATGTCCTGCTTTCTGGGTCATGCTCATCGCCTTTACCAAATAGACAACACTTAAGTATCTTCACCTATACCGAATCAACCAATCAAATACAAGACTGTGTTACTGAATCAGCAGAGTATACATCTGTAGATGATATTGATAAGTTCAAGTATTCTGTGTCATTTGAAAAAGTTTGCAGTAACGGGGTAGAAATTAGCCgatcattttttgatatttttgtacaAGCAAATGAAACGGATTGTTGA